Proteins from a genomic interval of Ensifer canadensis:
- a CDS encoding FadR/GntR family transcriptional regulator, giving the protein MPGTFAKQPVKRSSHGHVVDELGRAVVGGEFLAGDILPGDVELAARFKVSRTVLREAMKTLAAKGLVFPRARIGTRVMPRAHWNLFDSDVLSWHFSVGVDEEFLNHLSEIRLALEPFAAALAAERATDADIAQMMRLAVAMGNEDHSAETLAHADLEFHLHLLEASLNPFMRTVGSLIEAALIGVFKLTNPSADRSEIDRVAVTHIRIVEEIRRGDAKGARHAMEDVIRAGQQRLMSDLTMRQTRPS; this is encoded by the coding sequence CTGCCAGGAACCTTCGCAAAGCAACCTGTGAAACGCTCAAGCCACGGCCATGTCGTGGACGAGCTCGGGCGCGCGGTGGTCGGCGGAGAGTTCTTAGCCGGCGATATTCTGCCTGGTGACGTCGAGCTGGCGGCACGCTTCAAGGTGTCGCGCACCGTGCTGCGCGAGGCAATGAAGACGCTCGCGGCCAAAGGTCTGGTGTTCCCGCGCGCGCGCATCGGGACGCGGGTCATGCCGCGGGCGCATTGGAACCTGTTCGACAGCGACGTGCTTTCCTGGCATTTCAGCGTTGGCGTCGACGAGGAGTTTTTGAATCACCTGAGCGAAATCAGGCTGGCGCTCGAACCCTTTGCGGCAGCGCTTGCGGCTGAGCGCGCCACCGACGCCGACATCGCCCAGATGATGCGGCTCGCCGTTGCCATGGGCAATGAAGACCACAGCGCCGAAACGCTGGCGCATGCCGACCTCGAATTCCACCTGCATCTCCTCGAAGCGTCCCTCAACCCGTTCATGCGCACGGTGGGCAGCCTGATCGAGGCGGCACTGATCGGCGTCTTCAAACTCACCAATCCTTCCGCCGACCGCAGCGAAATCGACCGCGTCGCCGTGACCCATATCCGCATCGTCGAGGAAATCCGCCGCGGTGATGCCAAAGGCGCCCGACATGCAATGGAAGACGTGATCCGGGCCGGCCAACAGCGGCTGATGTCGGACCTGACGATGCGACAAACCAGGCCGTCATAG
- a CDS encoding GGDEF domain-containing protein, which yields MEALHTPTIMISSFATLVVFAVFFALASRQERNSLELRLWSCAFLVAALGFTLLAFRGPGYSFVPVTLGNALTVLGLALIWLGLRAFDNQPLKIASALAGPVLWLLVTGFSDYVQNNVTSRIVLFSALIFVYSAMIAVEIFRSDNFRRLPSSYIVAFLFATHGLFYLVRIPLIFVWPLFGNTASGAEQPIWYQLLTFELFIHSLAGGFSFFALIKERTQYRYKLASETDALTGVQNRRAFMASVDAYLATRPDDGALMYMDIDHFKAINDRHGHAVGDKVLIECAAVISQAVGGKGFLSRMGGEEFAACFPGVDRSQAAAIAEDIRSAFEQARVRAGNTTLSATVSVGVAFVARQQGASELLSSADRALYAAKAAGRNAVWIAGKDSAPQFASGLAAQPNERAPSPGRTERGPMANCA from the coding sequence GTGGAAGCGCTACATACCCCGACGATCATGATCAGCTCCTTCGCGACGTTGGTGGTCTTTGCAGTCTTCTTCGCGCTCGCGTCACGCCAGGAGCGCAACAGCCTGGAACTGAGGCTGTGGTCCTGCGCATTTCTGGTCGCCGCACTTGGATTTACCCTGCTTGCCTTCCGAGGTCCGGGTTATTCCTTCGTCCCGGTGACGCTGGGCAACGCCCTGACGGTTCTGGGCTTGGCGCTCATCTGGCTCGGCCTGCGCGCCTTCGACAATCAACCGCTGAAGATCGCGTCCGCATTGGCCGGGCCGGTGTTGTGGTTGCTGGTCACCGGTTTTTCCGATTATGTCCAGAACAATGTCACCAGCAGGATCGTGCTGTTTTCCGCGCTGATCTTCGTCTATTCGGCGATGATCGCGGTCGAGATTTTCCGCTCCGACAATTTCCGCAGGCTTCCAAGCTCTTACATCGTCGCATTTCTCTTCGCCACGCATGGCCTGTTCTATCTCGTGCGCATCCCGCTGATCTTCGTCTGGCCGCTTTTCGGCAACACGGCGTCGGGCGCCGAACAGCCGATATGGTATCAGCTGCTGACCTTCGAACTCTTCATCCACAGTCTTGCGGGCGGGTTCTCGTTCTTCGCGCTGATCAAAGAAAGAACGCAGTACAGATACAAGCTGGCGTCGGAAACCGACGCCCTCACCGGTGTGCAGAACCGGCGCGCTTTCATGGCGAGCGTCGACGCCTATCTGGCGACAAGACCCGATGATGGAGCGTTGATGTACATGGACATCGACCACTTCAAGGCGATCAACGATCGCCATGGACACGCTGTCGGCGACAAGGTGCTCATCGAGTGCGCGGCGGTCATCTCGCAAGCCGTTGGCGGCAAGGGCTTCCTCTCGCGCATGGGCGGCGAAGAGTTTGCGGCCTGCTTCCCCGGGGTCGACCGATCGCAGGCCGCAGCCATCGCCGAGGACATCCGCAGTGCCTTCGAGCAGGCGCGGGTCAGGGCCGGAAACACGACGCTTTCGGCGACCGTCAGCGTCGGTGTTGCCTTTGTCGCAAGGCAACAGGGGGCAAGCGAGCTTCTGTCTTCCGCCGATCGAGCGCTCTATGCGGCAAAGGCGGCAGGGCGAAACGCGGTCTGGATCGCCGGCAAGGACAGCGCTCCCCAGTTCGCATCGGGGCTGGCGGCCCAACCGAACGAGAGAGCGCCTTCCCCGGGGAGGACCGAGAGAGGTCCGATGGCTAACTGCGCCTGA
- a CDS encoding invasion associated locus B family protein: MRLLRWITATLMATIVATNPLYAQEAPKDATAPSSLAETYDDWSVACAVTDGNRRCVLSQRQVHQSGQRVLTLELEPVDGAGLQGQLALPFGLYLDKGVSLGVDDATGSKPSRFRTCMPVGCIVALTFNEETIKLLRGGKVLKLVAFASDTEKEVSFSISLKGFATALDRTIALMQKA; encoded by the coding sequence ATGCGGCTTTTACGCTGGATCACCGCAACGTTGATGGCGACGATCGTCGCCACCAACCCGCTCTATGCGCAGGAGGCGCCGAAGGACGCGACGGCCCCCTCTTCGCTCGCCGAGACCTACGACGACTGGAGCGTCGCCTGCGCGGTGACAGACGGCAATCGCAGGTGTGTTCTTTCGCAGCGCCAGGTTCACCAGAGCGGACAGCGCGTGCTGACGCTGGAACTTGAACCGGTCGACGGCGCTGGCCTCCAGGGACAGCTCGCGCTGCCTTTCGGTCTCTACCTGGACAAGGGCGTCTCTCTTGGGGTCGATGATGCCACGGGTAGCAAACCCTCGCGGTTTCGAACCTGCATGCCGGTCGGATGCATCGTCGCGCTGACGTTCAATGAGGAGACGATCAAGCTGCTGCGTGGCGGCAAGGTGCTGAAGCTCGTCGCCTTTGCCAGCGACACCGAGAAGGAGGTCAGTTTCTCGATCTCGCTCAAGGGGTTTGCAACCGCGCTCGACCGCACCATTGCCTTGATGCAGAAGGCTTGA
- a CDS encoding autotransporter domain-containing protein, which translates to MNTCVKADVLRINLLSSTALGRAGLVSIMLAAVPFVPSPAKATGLLVPNDTTWTTDHTINGNLVIRGGPSGATLTIKDGASVESKGGYIADGKGSVGTVVVSGPGSTWDIVDPDPRGYRVLFIGGFEGGIYGGKGTLIVEDGGKVSAKETYIGALQEGDGTLVVRGAGSMLSTDFLGVAFGALTLNTGAVRIEDGGVINSNKAIFENGTVLVSGENSRWINAGDFTIGDSFTIEKGAVVSTNTATLREDESVDTIQVSVDGAGSEFKVNDKLTIGEAGDVSLSVANGAKLSAGGGIVLSGVGGAIREGMGSLSIGGKVDMDRVGGPIARQAQAAGTVDPSSKIDFGPRKGHVNFNHTNTGYEFANTIGGQGSINNFSGETVVSGDLTKFHGKVNVSGGKLVLKSNLDTIDNDADTGPLDYSTTRFDVKDGTLIVDGEAGRVQTTFLDGKTYTNSVVVWGETLNRIGNPASTAFGRLGGSGTIGTTAVDKRAVIAPGNNSTGTLTIMGQLEMSDGSIYEADIAGDGRSDRIAVKGLQNGVRGDGVATIGNGVNVEVTALDANTSYQNGHTYTILTAENGVDGQFAQAISKSAFLDVTLEQKDKQVDLKIAIKDTGTPNPGNPNPGNPNPGNPNPGNPNPGNPNPGNPNPGNPNPGNPNPGTPGTSAKFERVAISGNQRNTALALNTLAQSGPSLALYNILLRLDAANARGAFDRLSGEVHASAQTALINDSSLLRNAANDRIRDAFGDVAAANVPVLAYGPEDKITTGAVAAIDAVAVPPPPMVGWGQVFGSWTNTDGNGNTGQLDQSTGGFITGFDAAVSDNALVGIMAGYSRTNFDVDSRASSGDSDNYHLGVYGGGRWGDVALRSGLAYTWHSIETERAVVFPGFRDALKADYDAGTFQAFGEVGYRIDLPSVALEPFANLAYVSLHTDGFTESGAAAALSSRSNTTDTTFTTLGLRASAPLSLGATNAKVRGMLGWQHAFGDTTPFSTMAFGTGSAFAVAGTPIAEDAAIIEAGIDFALTDTASLGITYTGQFGSGTTQNAVDAKLDVRF; encoded by the coding sequence TTGAATACCTGTGTGAAGGCGGACGTTTTGAGGATCAACCTTCTGAGCTCGACTGCGCTTGGACGCGCCGGTCTTGTCTCGATCATGCTGGCGGCCGTGCCGTTCGTCCCGTCGCCGGCGAAGGCGACCGGATTGCTCGTTCCAAACGACACGACCTGGACCACCGACCATACGATCAACGGCAATCTCGTGATCCGCGGCGGTCCCAGTGGCGCTACTCTGACGATCAAGGACGGCGCCTCCGTCGAAAGCAAGGGCGGCTACATCGCTGACGGCAAGGGCTCGGTCGGAACGGTCGTCGTCTCCGGTCCCGGCTCGACCTGGGATATCGTCGATCCAGATCCGCGCGGCTACCGCGTGCTTTTCATCGGGGGTTTCGAGGGCGGCATCTACGGCGGAAAGGGCACGCTGATCGTCGAGGATGGCGGCAAAGTCTCGGCGAAGGAGACCTACATCGGCGCCTTGCAGGAAGGCGACGGAACGCTCGTGGTGCGCGGTGCCGGATCCATGCTCAGCACCGATTTTCTGGGGGTGGCCTTCGGCGCGCTGACGCTCAACACTGGCGCGGTCAGGATCGAGGACGGTGGCGTCATCAACTCCAACAAGGCCATTTTCGAGAACGGCACGGTTCTGGTGAGCGGCGAGAATTCGCGCTGGATCAACGCCGGCGACTTTACGATCGGCGACAGCTTCACGATCGAGAAGGGCGCCGTGGTCTCGACCAACACCGCGACCCTCCGGGAGGATGAGAGCGTCGACACCATTCAAGTGTCTGTCGACGGCGCTGGCAGCGAGTTCAAGGTCAATGACAAGCTGACGATTGGCGAGGCCGGAGACGTCAGCCTTTCGGTCGCCAACGGCGCAAAGCTGTCAGCGGGCGGTGGTATCGTCCTTTCTGGCGTCGGTGGTGCGATCCGGGAAGGCATGGGCAGTCTTTCGATCGGCGGCAAGGTCGATATGGATCGTGTCGGCGGTCCGATCGCTCGGCAGGCGCAGGCGGCCGGCACGGTCGATCCCTCCTCGAAGATCGATTTCGGCCCAAGGAAGGGGCACGTCAATTTCAACCACACGAACACTGGCTATGAATTTGCCAACACGATCGGTGGCCAAGGGTCGATCAACAATTTCTCGGGCGAAACGGTCGTGAGCGGCGACCTGACGAAGTTCCACGGCAAGGTGAACGTCTCCGGCGGTAAGCTGGTTCTCAAGAGCAACCTCGACACAATCGATAACGACGCGGACACGGGCCCCTTGGACTACAGCACGACCCGGTTCGACGTGAAGGATGGAACCCTGATCGTCGATGGCGAAGCGGGAAGAGTGCAGACAACTTTTCTTGACGGAAAGACCTACACCAATTCCGTCGTCGTCTGGGGGGAAACGCTGAACCGCATTGGCAATCCGGCCTCGACGGCTTTCGGCCGCCTTGGCGGATCCGGCACTATTGGCACCACCGCGGTCGACAAGAGAGCGGTCATTGCACCGGGAAACAATTCGACCGGCACGCTGACGATCATGGGGCAACTGGAAATGAGCGACGGCTCGATCTACGAGGCCGACATCGCCGGCGACGGTCGCTCCGACAGGATCGCCGTCAAGGGCCTGCAGAACGGCGTGCGGGGCGATGGCGTCGCGACGATCGGCAATGGCGTCAATGTCGAGGTGACCGCGCTCGATGCCAATACCAGCTACCAGAACGGCCACACCTATACCATTCTGACCGCGGAAAACGGTGTCGACGGTCAGTTTGCCCAGGCGATTTCGAAGTCCGCCTTTCTCGATGTCACGCTGGAGCAGAAGGACAAGCAGGTCGATCTCAAGATCGCGATCAAGGATACGGGTACACCTAATCCTGGTAATCCCAATCCTGGCAACCCGAACCCCGGTAATCCAAATCCCGGCAACCCGAACCCGGGCAATCCCAATCCCGGCAACCCGAACCCTGGCAATCCCAACCCTGGAAACCCGAACCCGGGCACGCCGGGCACGTCGGCCAAGTTCGAACGCGTGGCCATCAGCGGCAATCAGAGGAACACGGCGCTCGCCCTCAACACGCTTGCGCAGAGCGGGCCATCGCTTGCGCTCTACAACATTCTCCTGAGGCTCGACGCCGCCAATGCGCGTGGTGCCTTCGACCGCCTGTCCGGCGAGGTTCATGCTTCGGCACAGACAGCGCTGATCAATGACAGCAGCTTGCTGCGCAACGCGGCGAACGACCGCATTCGCGACGCTTTCGGCGACGTTGCTGCTGCGAATGTCCCGGTTCTGGCCTACGGGCCGGAGGACAAGATCACGACCGGTGCAGTCGCCGCGATCGACGCGGTCGCCGTCCCGCCGCCGCCAATGGTCGGCTGGGGACAGGTTTTCGGCTCCTGGACCAACACCGATGGCAACGGCAATACCGGCCAACTCGATCAGTCGACGGGTGGCTTCATCACCGGCTTCGATGCGGCGGTCTCGGACAATGCGTTGGTTGGCATCATGGCCGGCTACAGCCGGACGAATTTCGACGTCGACAGCCGTGCTTCGAGCGGCGACAGCGACAACTACCATCTCGGCGTCTACGGTGGCGGCCGTTGGGGCGATGTCGCGTTGCGGTCCGGCCTTGCCTATACCTGGCATTCGATCGAGACGGAGAGAGCGGTCGTCTTCCCAGGTTTCCGGGACGCGTTGAAGGCCGACTATGATGCCGGCACATTCCAGGCGTTCGGCGAAGTCGGATACCGTATCGACCTGCCGAGCGTAGCGCTCGAGCCCTTCGCGAACCTCGCCTATGTCAGCCTTCACACCGACGGTTTCACTGAGAGTGGTGCTGCGGCGGCTCTGTCGAGCAGGAGCAACACGACCGATACGACCTTCACGACGCTCGGTCTTCGTGCGTCGGCCCCTCTCAGTCTGGGGGCCACCAATGCCAAGGTGCGCGGCATGCTTGGTTGGCAGCACGCCTTTGGCGATACGACGCCTTTCTCGACGATGGCTTTCGGCACGGGCAGTGCCTTCGCGGTTGCCGGTACGCCGATCGCCGAGGATGCGGCGATCATCGAGGCCGGCATTGATTTCGCGCTGACCGACACTGCGAGCCTCGGCATCACCTACACCGGCCAGTTCGGCTCAGGCACGACGCAGAATGCCGTCGATGCCAAGCTTGATGTGCGCTTCTGA
- a CDS encoding sensor histidine kinase: MAPGNDTASPEETQYTAGVRRATLSYGFLYQFMQGVISSVLWAVLGYDPIEVAPITLILVLNGTLMSYAMAATLFRCRERSILFKLLVGSALSLVAAVINAGVDLACHFLIAHGDPADVNWTNVAYTVIYCVALFHGWAFFYIALLSNFELRERERRLALTREEALTAQMRALRYQVNPHFLFNTLNSIAGLIEEGASTAAGRMVLSLSSFLRTTLELDPMQDVCLADELALQIGYLNIEGERFSDRMRLKLDIAPGLEQALVPSLILQPLIENAVKHGVGSSAGAVEILISAARHGETLELSVENDLTIEPQCATKKPPGTGTGLKNVADRIRARFPEMGAFISGLVAPHRFRAAITMPLRLA, translated from the coding sequence ATGGCACCAGGAAATGACACGGCTTCGCCGGAAGAGACTCAGTATACCGCAGGTGTTCGCCGTGCGACGCTTTCCTACGGCTTCCTCTATCAATTCATGCAGGGCGTCATCAGCAGCGTACTATGGGCAGTCCTCGGATATGACCCAATAGAAGTTGCGCCGATCACCTTGATCCTGGTGTTGAACGGCACGCTGATGTCCTATGCGATGGCAGCCACGCTCTTCAGGTGCAGGGAGCGTTCCATTCTCTTCAAGCTCCTGGTCGGCTCCGCCTTGTCGCTCGTCGCGGCAGTGATCAACGCCGGCGTCGACCTCGCTTGCCACTTTCTTATCGCGCATGGCGATCCGGCCGACGTCAACTGGACCAACGTCGCCTATACCGTCATCTATTGCGTGGCGCTGTTCCACGGATGGGCCTTCTTCTACATTGCGCTTCTCTCCAATTTTGAGTTGCGCGAACGCGAACGGCGCCTGGCCTTGACGCGAGAAGAAGCGTTAACGGCGCAGATGCGGGCGCTGCGCTACCAGGTCAACCCGCACTTCCTGTTCAACACCTTGAATTCGATCGCCGGGCTGATCGAGGAAGGTGCTTCGACGGCGGCGGGCCGCATGGTGCTTTCGCTCTCCTCCTTCCTGCGCACGACGCTCGAACTCGACCCAATGCAAGACGTCTGTCTCGCCGACGAACTGGCGCTGCAGATCGGCTATCTCAACATCGAGGGCGAGCGCTTCTCGGACCGCATGCGACTGAAGCTCGACATTGCACCCGGCCTGGAGCAGGCGCTCGTGCCGAGCCTCATTCTCCAGCCGCTGATCGAGAATGCGGTGAAACACGGCGTCGGCAGTTCGGCCGGCGCGGTCGAAATCCTGATCAGCGCGGCACGTCACGGTGAAACCCTCGAGCTTTCCGTCGAAAACGACCTGACGATCGAACCGCAATGCGCGACCAAAAAGCCTCCGGGAACGGGTACAGGCCTCAAGAATGTCGCCGACCGCATCAGGGCCCGATTTCCGGAGATGGGGGCCTTCATTTCCGGTCTTGTCGCACCGCACCGCTTTCGGGCGGCGATCACCATGCCCTTGAGGCTGGCATGA
- a CDS encoding sensor histidine kinase, translating to MKPKDETKSPDESAYIGSVRRTTLWLGFLYWFVEFLISSILWGILGTDPIVSAPGKLLLMSCGMVLSYGIAAAMFRVRHRHIATKIVVGFSTSLIAAFANTGIDFLLYVLFVRPDPITVDWTNTGYTLVYSMATFVGWSFFFVALLYSFELRERERRLAISREEALAAQMRALRYQVNPHFLFNTLNSITGLIEEGQTIAATRMVMSLSNFLRTTLELDPLHDVRLADELALQTGYLHIEGERYSDRMKLRMDIANGLEEALVPSLILQPLIENAVKHGVGRSPDQVEIVISAAKVGHALEIAVENDIAPETGGGRRQSSGTGIGLKNVADRVQARFPGVGACVSGLVTPKRFRAAITMPLRLA from the coding sequence ATGAAACCCAAGGACGAAACAAAATCGCCGGACGAAAGCGCCTATATCGGCAGCGTTCGGCGCACGACGCTCTGGCTCGGTTTTCTCTATTGGTTCGTGGAATTTCTCATCAGCAGTATCCTGTGGGGCATACTCGGAACCGATCCGATCGTGTCTGCCCCCGGCAAATTGCTGCTGATGTCCTGTGGCATGGTTCTTTCCTACGGTATCGCGGCGGCGATGTTTCGGGTCAGGCACCGGCATATAGCCACCAAGATCGTCGTTGGATTCTCCACCTCTCTCATTGCCGCCTTTGCCAATACCGGCATCGACTTCCTGCTCTATGTTTTATTCGTGCGTCCCGACCCGATCACGGTCGACTGGACGAATACCGGTTACACGCTCGTCTACAGCATGGCGACGTTCGTGGGGTGGTCGTTCTTCTTCGTCGCGCTGCTCTACAGCTTCGAGCTGCGTGAGCGCGAACGGCGCCTGGCGATCTCGCGGGAGGAAGCACTGGCCGCGCAAATGCGTGCGCTCCGATACCAGGTCAATCCGCACTTTCTGTTCAATACGCTGAACTCCATCACCGGCCTGATCGAGGAAGGGCAGACCATTGCAGCGACCCGCATGGTGATGTCGCTTTCGAACTTTCTGCGCACGACGTTGGAGCTCGACCCGCTGCACGACGTGCGGCTTGCGGATGAACTCGCCCTGCAAACCGGATATCTGCATATCGAAGGCGAGCGTTACTCCGACCGGATGAAGCTGCGGATGGACATCGCCAATGGCCTGGAAGAGGCTCTGGTGCCAAGTCTGATCCTGCAGCCCTTGATCGAGAACGCCGTGAAACACGGCGTCGGCCGCTCTCCTGATCAGGTTGAGATCGTCATCAGCGCGGCCAAGGTCGGCCATGCGCTCGAGATCGCCGTCGAAAACGATATCGCGCCGGAGACCGGGGGCGGGCGACGCCAGTCTTCCGGCACCGGGATCGGTCTCAAGAATGTCGCCGATCGGGTGCAGGCGCGCTTTCCAGGCGTCGGCGCCTGTGTATCCGGCCTTGTAACGCCCAAGCGTTTCAGAGCAGCAATCACAATGCCCCTGAGGCTCGCATGA
- a CDS encoding LytR/AlgR family response regulator transcription factor has product MNEIQIEPLSILVIDDEPLARRRLIRLLGAMPGIKIVGTAGNVQQACVLVAELLPDVILLDIQMPGGTGFDILERLGNNAPAVVFVTAFDHYALRAFEAAAVDYVTKPIEPNRLRTAIDRARMAIAALTSAERVLELNETVRALRQALRKQEAQVADIWVKARGEFIRIALDRVVRFQAERDYVRIHTENKSYLHHESLASLAGRLDPAEFLRLHRSSIVRRHCIVGLRQAPFAALIALLSDGSEIRVGRTYVKQVRPLSTER; this is encoded by the coding sequence ATGAACGAAATCCAGATAGAGCCCCTGTCGATCCTCGTCATCGATGACGAGCCCCTGGCGCGTCGCCGGCTTATACGCCTGCTCGGGGCCATGCCCGGGATCAAGATCGTCGGGACGGCCGGCAATGTGCAGCAGGCCTGCGTTCTCGTCGCCGAACTTTTGCCGGACGTGATCCTGCTCGACATCCAGATGCCCGGCGGCACCGGCTTCGACATTTTGGAACGGTTGGGCAACAACGCACCTGCCGTCGTTTTCGTGACCGCCTTCGATCACTATGCCCTTCGCGCCTTCGAGGCCGCCGCGGTCGACTATGTCACCAAACCGATCGAGCCCAATCGTCTACGAACTGCGATTGATCGGGCCCGCATGGCGATTGCGGCACTAACAAGCGCCGAACGCGTGCTGGAACTCAACGAAACCGTGCGGGCGCTCCGGCAGGCGCTTCGCAAGCAGGAGGCGCAGGTCGCCGATATCTGGGTGAAGGCAAGAGGCGAGTTCATTCGCATCGCGCTCGATCGCGTGGTGCGGTTCCAGGCGGAGCGCGACTACGTCCGCATCCACACCGAGAACAAATCCTACCTGCACCACGAGAGCCTGGCTTCACTCGCAGGCCGGCTGGACCCGGCTGAGTTTCTCCGGCTCCACCGAAGCTCGATCGTTCGGCGCCATTGCATCGTCGGCTTGCGGCAGGCGCCCTTCGCCGCCTTGATCGCGCTTCTGTCGGACGGAAGCGAAATCCGCGTCGGGCGAACCTACGTAAAGCAGGTGCGTCCCCTCTCCACAGAGCGCTAG
- a CDS encoding NAD-dependent epimerase/dehydratase family protein — MKRLLMTGAAGALGRAMRGRLAHLAEVVRLSDIADLGTAAPHEEIMPCDLGDAAAVHRLVESCDAILHLGGISVEDKFSKILNANLLGLYNLYEAARAHGQPRILFASSNHTVGFYRQDEHVEADAPMRPDGLYGVSKCFGEALARMYFEKFGQETALVRIGSCMEKPTNHRMLSTWMSYDDFAALIACVFRAPMLGCPILWGISDNDSRWWDNSHAAYLGWRPRDNAEHFRAELELSPGRPETSSPLAVYQGGMFTQDPIFTED, encoded by the coding sequence TTGAAGCGACTGTTGATGACAGGTGCGGCGGGAGCATTGGGTCGCGCCATGCGGGGGCGCTTGGCTCACCTGGCGGAGGTCGTGCGTCTTTCGGATATTGCCGATCTAGGCACGGCGGCACCGCATGAGGAGATCATGCCCTGCGATCTCGGCGACGCAGCCGCCGTGCATCGGCTGGTCGAGAGCTGCGACGCCATTCTTCACTTGGGTGGCATCTCGGTCGAGGACAAGTTCTCCAAGATCCTCAATGCAAACCTGCTGGGTCTCTACAATCTCTACGAGGCCGCACGGGCGCACGGTCAGCCGCGCATTCTTTTTGCCAGTTCCAACCATACTGTCGGCTTCTACCGGCAGGACGAGCACGTGGAGGCGGATGCGCCGATGCGCCCCGATGGCCTCTATGGCGTGTCGAAATGTTTCGGCGAGGCGTTGGCCCGGATGTATTTTGAGAAATTCGGCCAGGAGACGGCGCTTGTTCGGATCGGCAGCTGCATGGAAAAGCCGACCAACCACCGCATGCTGTCGACCTGGATGTCCTATGACGATTTTGCCGCGCTGATCGCTTGCGTGTTCCGCGCGCCGATGCTCGGATGCCCCATCCTCTGGGGCATCTCGGACAATGACAGCCGCTGGTGGGACAATTCGCACGCCGCCTATCTCGGCTGGCGACCTCGCGACAATGCCGAGCACTTCCGCGCCGAACTCGAACTCTCTCCCGGCCGGCCGGAGACCTCGTCGCCGCTTGCCGTCTATCAGGGCGGGATGTTCACGCAGGACCCGATTTTTACCGAAGACTAG
- a CDS encoding FadR/GntR family transcriptional regulator, translated as MSVQTKLEPGTGTGTLTSRLGDTLRRAIAAGQFPPGSKLPSEAQLSEAHGVSRTVVREAIAALRADRLVEARQGAGVFVLEPPPAAGPIPLSLHHIDPARVSSMIELLELRTAVEVEAAGLAALRRSPAQEEVIIERHDAVRACLNAGVSSVEADFALHLAIAEATNNPRFREFLAMIGRNVIPRGALRNDDSEQDQSAYIAMLDNEHNDIVVAISNGDEEGAREAMRRHLRGSQARYRTLLREQRAPVR; from the coding sequence ATGAGCGTTCAAACGAAGCTGGAGCCGGGCACCGGAACAGGCACGTTGACGTCGAGGCTCGGCGACACGTTGCGGCGGGCGATCGCTGCGGGTCAGTTTCCGCCGGGCAGCAAGTTGCCGAGCGAGGCGCAGCTCTCCGAGGCTCACGGCGTCAGCCGCACGGTCGTGCGCGAGGCGATCGCCGCACTTCGGGCAGACCGGCTGGTCGAGGCGCGTCAGGGCGCGGGTGTCTTCGTTCTCGAGCCCCCACCCGCCGCCGGACCCATACCGCTTTCCCTGCATCATATCGACCCGGCGCGCGTATCCTCCATGATCGAACTGCTGGAGTTGCGAACCGCCGTCGAGGTAGAAGCCGCAGGACTTGCCGCGCTTCGACGGTCGCCGGCGCAGGAAGAGGTGATCATCGAAAGACACGATGCGGTCCGCGCCTGCCTCAACGCCGGCGTCTCCAGCGTCGAAGCCGACTTCGCCCTGCATCTCGCCATAGCCGAGGCCACCAACAATCCGCGCTTCCGTGAGTTCCTGGCGATGATCGGCAGAAACGTCATCCCGCGCGGTGCACTGCGCAACGACGACAGCGAACAGGATCAGTCCGCCTATATCGCCATGCTCGACAACGAACACAATGACATCGTCGTCGCCATATCCAACGGCGACGAAGAGGGTGCGCGCGAGGCGATGCGACGCCATCTGCGGGGCAGCCAGGCCCGCTACCGGACACTGCTGCGCGAACAACGCGCACCTGTACGATAA